A region of bacterium DNA encodes the following proteins:
- a CDS encoding HAD family hydrolase, producing the protein MPVDNAHSAEPVPGGLLLWDMAGTLLFVDPGTGKPASLPGCDVYLPELARDFRHVVTTGDTAAEARHQLGAHEILPHLVRIYADLHEPVGKPYGRVIAELGAGTDRSLAVGDRLRSDVGSDTDRVVSILVNQEERAVNAGMIAYMVHILRRQSAADFLTAFHHLTITAMPEPEDVGPRAGGEVVQAWRRDDGFPYRLWLWTHPELEGRRAVIVLA; encoded by the coding sequence ATGCCTGTCGATAACGCACATTCAGCGGAGCCGGTGCCGGGCGGGCTGCTGCTCTGGGACATGGCCGGCACGCTGCTGTTCGTGGATCCGGGCACCGGCAAGCCGGCCTCCCTGCCCGGCTGTGACGTCTACCTGCCGGAACTGGCCCGCGATTTCCGCCATGTGGTCACGACGGGCGATACGGCCGCCGAGGCGCGCCACCAGCTGGGGGCGCACGAGATCCTGCCGCATCTGGTCCGGATCTACGCCGACCTGCACGAGCCTGTGGGCAAGCCCTACGGCCGGGTCATCGCCGAGCTGGGGGCCGGCACCGACCGCTCGCTGGCGGTGGGCGACCGCCTGCGGTCGGACGTGGGCTCGGACACCGACCGCGTGGTCTCCATCCTGGTCAACCAGGAGGAGCGGGCGGTCAACGCCGGCATGATCGCCTACATGGTGCACATCCTGCGGCGGCAGTCGGCGGCCGACTTCCTCACGGCCTTCCATCACCTGACCATCACCGCGATGCCCGAGCCGGAAGACGTGGGGCCGCGCGCCGGCGGCGAGGTCGTGCAGGCCTGGCGCCGCGACGACGGCTTCCCGTACCGCCTGTGGCTGTGGACGCATCCGGAACTCGAGGGCCGGCGGGCGGTCATCGTCCTGGCCTGA
- a CDS encoding asparaginase — MTEPIRLFVTGGTFDKEYNERDGSLYFKDTHVAEMLKLGRSLADVEVRTLMMVDSLEMTDDDRQVILAQCRSCPRDRIVITHGTDTMEVTARLLGEQITGKTVVLTGAMIPYAFGSSDGLFNLGGALAFVLSLPPGVYIAMNGRHFRWDNVRKNRQQGVFEELPPA, encoded by the coding sequence ATGACCGAGCCCATCCGCCTCTTCGTCACCGGCGGCACCTTCGACAAGGAGTACAACGAGCGCGACGGCTCGCTGTACTTCAAGGACACGCACGTGGCGGAGATGTTGAAGCTCGGCCGCAGCCTCGCCGACGTCGAGGTGCGCACGCTGATGATGGTCGACAGCCTCGAGATGACCGACGACGACCGGCAGGTCATCCTGGCCCAGTGCCGTTCGTGCCCGCGCGACCGCATCGTCATCACCCACGGCACCGACACCATGGAAGTGACGGCGCGCCTTCTGGGAGAGCAGATCACGGGCAAGACCGTGGTCCTGACCGGGGCCATGATCCCGTACGCCTTCGGCAGCTCCGACGGCCTGTTCAACCTGGGCGGGGCCCTGGCGTTCGTCCTGAGCCTGCCCCCCGGCGTCTATATCGCCATGAATGGCAGGCACTTCCGCTGGGACAACGTCCGCAAGAACCGGCAGCAGGGCGTCTTCGAGGAGCTCCCGCCCGCCTGA
- a CDS encoding (2Fe-2S) ferredoxin domain-containing protein produces the protein MLKFPAPFPAAVFVCTNKRPDGSPKPCCADRGGVELREELKKMSKEQGLETRVKIFSSGCLGGCEQGVVAVAYPSGQLMMGVKREDLQKILDEAAG, from the coding sequence ATGCTGAAGTTTCCCGCGCCGTTCCCCGCCGCCGTCTTCGTCTGCACGAACAAGCGCCCGGACGGCTCGCCGAAGCCGTGCTGCGCCGATCGCGGTGGCGTCGAGCTTCGGGAGGAACTGAAGAAGATGTCGAAGGAGCAGGGGCTCGAGACGCGCGTCAAGATCTTCAGCAGCGGCTGCCTGGGCGGCTGCGAGCAGGGCGTGGTCGCCGTTGCCTACCCCAGCGGCCAGTTGATGATGGGCGTCAAGCGGGAAGACCTGCAGAAGATCCTCGATGAAGCTGCCGGTTGA
- a CDS encoding AI-2E family transporter, producing the protein MGRVFLIALVITISFLFFKMIRSFVMALIIAGIFASLAQPLYRRTTKLLRGRRRAAAIVVLLVVVLVVLLPLAGLLGLVTAEAINVGETAVPWVQDKLNNPYQMEMWLRALPFYERIEPYRDDIMLRAGQAVDFASRLLINSLSAATSGTLNFLFMLGVMLYAMYFFLEGGGRLVDRILFYLPLDDAEERLLLDRFRSVARATLKGTAVIGLLQGTLAGLAFAVAGVPSAAFWGALMVALSVVPGIGIGLVWVPASIVLVAGGNTVAGVVLALFCGGVVGSIDNVLRPRLVGKDTKLPDLLILLSTIGGISMFGMLGLIVGPILAALFVTVWEIYGRVFADVLPARAPADRAPDEPA; encoded by the coding sequence ATGGGGCGCGTGTTCCTGATCGCGCTTGTCATTACCATCTCGTTTCTCTTCTTCAAGATGATTCGCTCGTTCGTGATGGCGCTGATCATTGCGGGCATCTTCGCGTCGCTGGCGCAGCCGCTGTACCGGCGCACGACAAAACTGCTGCGTGGGCGCCGGCGTGCGGCGGCCATCGTCGTGCTGCTGGTGGTGGTGCTGGTGGTGCTGCTGCCGCTGGCCGGCCTGCTGGGCCTGGTCACGGCCGAAGCCATCAACGTGGGCGAAACGGCCGTGCCGTGGGTGCAGGACAAGCTGAACAACCCCTACCAGATGGAAATGTGGCTGCGCGCGCTCCCGTTCTACGAACGCATCGAGCCCTATCGGGACGACATCATGCTGCGCGCGGGGCAGGCGGTCGACTTCGCCAGTCGCCTGCTCATCAACAGCCTCTCGGCCGCCACCAGCGGCACGCTGAACTTCCTGTTCATGCTCGGGGTGATGCTCTACGCCATGTACTTCTTCCTGGAGGGGGGCGGCCGCCTGGTCGACCGCATCCTGTTCTACCTGCCGCTCGATGATGCGGAGGAGCGACTGCTCCTGGACCGGTTCCGCTCCGTGGCGCGGGCCACGCTGAAGGGCACGGCCGTCATCGGCCTGCTGCAGGGAACGCTGGCGGGCCTTGCCTTCGCGGTGGCGGGCGTGCCCAGCGCGGCATTCTGGGGCGCGCTCATGGTGGCGCTGTCGGTGGTTCCCGGTATCGGCATCGGCCTGGTGTGGGTGCCCGCGTCGATCGTGCTGGTGGCCGGCGGGAATACCGTCGCGGGGGTGGTGCTGGCGCTGTTCTGCGGCGGCGTGGTGGGCAGCATCGACAACGTTTTGCGGCCGCGCCTGGTCGGCAAGGACACCAAGCTGCCGGACCTGCTGATCCTGCTCTCGACCATCGGCGGCATCTCGATGTTCGGCATGCTGGGCCTGATCGTCGGCCCCATCCTGGCGGCGCTGTTCGTCACGGTGTGGGAGATCTACGGCCGTGTCTTCGCCGACGTGCTGCCGGCGCGCGCCCCCGCTGACCGCGCGCCCGACGAGCCTGCCTAA
- the pyk gene encoding pyruvate kinase, producing the protein MNKTKIICTIGPASRSLEMLERLMEAGMNVARLNFSHGTLEEHAQTIRDIRATAARLSRQVAVLQDLAGPKIRTGLMAGGSVNLENGQAFTLTNRDVPGDAHEVGLTYHDLPAAVRAGDILLLADGLLELEVVSTSDRDIRCRVIAGGPLGSNKGINLPQRSINAPILTEKDKRDLEFGLAQDVDFIALSFVRTAHDVASVKKVIVEGGYDVPLIAKIEKFEALANIDEILQVADGIMVARGDLGVEIPLETVPRTQKMLIGKANALAKPVITATQMLRSMVEHPRPTRAEVTDVANAILDGTDAVMLSEETAAGAFPVQAVKVMARVAADIEPLFDYDGWNARLNAATKLSFEAAVAHTAVEMATDIGAAAILTCTTSGSTTRLVARYRPRQPLLAMTPHPRTAVRLALTFGAVPVLIAESDSAEELERRAIAAALQCGHVKPGQPVVITAGLPFNRAGTTNMIKVATAEWD; encoded by the coding sequence ATGAACAAGACCAAGATCATCTGCACGATCGGCCCTGCCAGCCGCAGCCTCGAGATGCTGGAGAGGCTCATGGAAGCGGGCATGAACGTGGCCCGCCTGAACTTCTCGCACGGCACGCTGGAGGAACATGCGCAGACCATCAGGGACATCCGCGCGACGGCAGCGCGGCTGAGCCGCCAGGTGGCCGTGCTGCAGGACCTGGCGGGACCGAAGATCCGCACGGGCTTGATGGCGGGCGGCAGCGTCAACCTGGAGAACGGGCAGGCCTTCACGCTCACCAACCGCGACGTGCCGGGCGACGCGCACGAAGTGGGCCTCACCTACCACGACCTGCCGGCTGCCGTGCGCGCCGGCGACATCCTGCTGCTGGCCGACGGGCTGCTCGAGCTGGAAGTCGTGTCGACCAGTGATCGCGACATCCGTTGCCGGGTCATCGCCGGCGGGCCGCTGGGCTCGAACAAGGGCATCAACCTGCCGCAGCGCAGCATCAACGCGCCCATCCTGACCGAGAAGGACAAGCGTGACCTCGAGTTCGGACTGGCCCAGGATGTGGATTTCATCGCGCTCAGCTTCGTGCGCACGGCGCACGACGTGGCCTCGGTCAAGAAGGTGATCGTCGAGGGCGGCTACGACGTGCCGCTGATCGCCAAGATCGAGAAGTTCGAGGCGCTGGCGAACATCGACGAGATCCTGCAGGTGGCCGACGGCATCATGGTGGCGCGTGGCGACCTGGGCGTGGAGATCCCGCTGGAGACGGTACCGCGCACGCAGAAGATGCTGATCGGCAAGGCCAACGCACTGGCCAAGCCGGTGATCACCGCCACGCAGATGCTGCGTTCGATGGTCGAACATCCGCGGCCCACGCGCGCCGAGGTGACCGACGTCGCCAACGCCATCCTCGACGGCACCGACGCGGTCATGCTGTCCGAGGAAACGGCCGCGGGAGCGTTTCCCGTGCAGGCCGTGAAGGTGATGGCCCGTGTGGCCGCCGACATCGAGCCGCTGTTTGATTACGACGGCTGGAATGCACGGCTGAATGCCGCGACCAAGCTGAGCTTCGAGGCGGCCGTCGCGCACACGGCCGTGGAGATGGCCACCGACATCGGCGCCGCCGCCATCCTGACCTGCACCACCAGCGGCAGCACCACCCGGCTCGTGGCGCGATACCGTCCGCGCCAGCCGCTGCTGGCCATGACGCCCCACCCGCGCACGGCCGTGCGCCTGGCCCTGACCTTCGGCGCCGTGCCGGTGCTGATTGCCGAGTCCGACAGCGCCGAGGAGCTCGAGCGCCGCGCCATCGCCGCCGCCCTGCAGTGCGGGCACGTGAAGCCCGGGCAGCCGGTGGTCATCACGGCGGGCCTGCCGTTCAACCGCGCCGGCACGACGAACATGATCAAGGTGGCCACGGCCGAGTGGGATTAG
- a CDS encoding NAD(P)-dependent oxidoreductase: MPAPADRTLRGKTLLITGASRGIGRAIAVRAARDGANVAILAKTTTEHVKLPGTIHDAAAEIEQAGGRALACKCDIRDDEQVQAAVDATTKTFGGIDIVVNNASAISLTGLLETPMKMYDRMFDINARGSFLVTQCAMPHLLKASNAHVLNLSPPLTMHPRWFAGHAAYTLAKYAMSAWVLGMTEEFRDRGVAFNALWPRTAIDTAAVRNLLGGEKMANASRTPAIVADAAWYVLTRESRACTGHFYTDEEVLAEEGQTDLERYAVKPGTPLFTDFFLD; encoded by the coding sequence ATGCCCGCCCCCGCCGACCGCACCCTCCGCGGCAAGACCCTGCTCATCACGGGCGCCAGCCGCGGCATCGGGCGGGCCATTGCCGTCCGGGCGGCCCGCGACGGGGCCAACGTCGCCATCCTGGCCAAGACCACCACCGAGCACGTGAAGCTGCCGGGAACGATCCACGATGCGGCAGCTGAGATCGAGCAGGCCGGCGGACGCGCCCTGGCCTGCAAGTGCGACATCCGGGACGACGAGCAGGTGCAGGCGGCGGTCGATGCGACAACAAAGACGTTCGGCGGCATCGACATTGTCGTCAACAATGCCAGCGCCATCAGCCTGACCGGGCTGCTCGAGACGCCGATGAAGATGTACGACCGCATGTTCGACATCAACGCGCGGGGCAGTTTCCTGGTCACGCAGTGTGCCATGCCGCACCTGCTGAAGGCGTCCAATGCGCATGTGCTGAACCTGAGCCCGCCGCTGACCATGCATCCGCGGTGGTTTGCCGGGCACGCCGCCTACACCCTGGCCAAGTACGCGATGAGCGCCTGGGTGCTGGGGATGACCGAGGAGTTCCGCGACCGGGGCGTGGCCTTCAATGCACTGTGGCCGCGGACGGCCATCGACACCGCGGCGGTCCGGAACCTGCTGGGCGGCGAAAAGATGGCCAATGCCAGCCGTACGCCCGCGATCGTGGCCGACGCCGCCTGGTACGTGCTGACCCGCGAAAGTCGGGCCTGCACGGGCCATTTCTATACAGACGAAGAGGTTCTGGCCGAAGAAGGACAGACGGACCTGGAGCGTTACGCCGTGAAACCCGGCACGCCCCTGTTCACCGACTTTTTCCTGGACTGA
- a CDS encoding efflux RND transporter periplasmic adaptor subunit, which produces MRTRIIPLAMGALLLAIVGAGCGTKAEPQAAGSQHTEAESADEHAGHDHGEAAAPAAHAEAESADEHAGHDHGEAEASDLDQPVAALFEASCEHNMKTFACDECRYEVGVTKAPADLFTGGLLHAAQPAREPVRAPLALTGEVRFDERRVAHLAPPAEGIVRRVLVAVGDRVRRGDVLVEIDSGEAAQAAADLREARSRLDNTEQAHRRTNSLREQGIASAKEMELAVQELESARIRLEAAQAQASRLGLGTGEAAASGVLRLRASVDGTVLFLHAVGGEPAHSEQVMVTVGDIAVVWVWADLYERDLAKLTMAKQQPESLPAEVAARAWPGQTFPGTVDFISPSIDEASRTVKLRVTVPNPEGRLLAGMFATVQVMLPGDEHALVLPREAVLEDEGRSFVFVHHHDDFYVRRPVTAGRAWGDRVEITGGLQGDETVVAEGAFLLKSDVLRSKMGAGCAD; this is translated from the coding sequence ATGAGGACACGCATCATCCCGCTGGCGATGGGCGCGCTGCTGCTGGCGATCGTGGGCGCAGGCTGCGGTACCAAAGCGGAGCCGCAGGCCGCCGGCAGTCAGCACACCGAGGCCGAAAGCGCCGACGAACATGCCGGACACGACCACGGCGAAGCCGCCGCACCGGCCGCGCACGCCGAAGCCGAAAGCGCCGACGAGCACGCCGGACACGACCACGGCGAGGCCGAGGCGTCCGACCTGGACCAGCCCGTCGCCGCGCTGTTCGAGGCTTCGTGCGAGCACAATATGAAGACCTTCGCCTGCGACGAGTGCCGCTACGAAGTGGGCGTCACGAAGGCGCCGGCCGACCTGTTCACCGGTGGCCTGCTGCACGCGGCGCAACCCGCGCGCGAGCCCGTGCGCGCGCCGCTGGCGCTAACAGGAGAAGTGCGGTTCGACGAGCGGCGCGTGGCCCATCTGGCGCCGCCGGCCGAAGGCATCGTGCGCCGCGTGTTGGTTGCGGTGGGCGATCGCGTGCGGCGGGGCGACGTGCTGGTCGAGATCGACAGCGGCGAGGCGGCGCAGGCCGCGGCCGACCTGCGCGAGGCGCGCTCGCGCCTGGACAACACCGAGCAGGCGCACCGGCGCACGAACTCGCTGCGCGAGCAGGGCATCGCCTCCGCGAAGGAAATGGAACTGGCCGTGCAGGAGTTGGAGTCGGCACGCATCCGCCTGGAGGCGGCGCAGGCCCAGGCCTCGCGACTGGGACTCGGCACGGGCGAAGCGGCGGCGAGCGGCGTGTTGCGTCTGCGCGCCTCGGTCGACGGCACGGTACTCTTCCTGCATGCGGTCGGCGGCGAGCCGGCCCACAGCGAACAGGTGATGGTCACCGTCGGCGACATCGCCGTGGTCTGGGTCTGGGCCGACCTCTACGAGCGTGACCTGGCCAAGCTGACAATGGCCAAGCAGCAGCCCGAATCGCTGCCGGCCGAAGTCGCCGCGCGCGCCTGGCCCGGCCAGACGTTCCCCGGCACCGTCGACTTCATCAGCCCATCGATCGACGAGGCCTCGCGCACGGTGAAGCTGCGGGTGACGGTGCCCAACCCCGAAGGCCGCCTGCTGGCCGGCATGTTCGCCACCGTGCAGGTGATGCTGCCGGGCGACGAGCACGCGCTGGTGCTGCCGCGCGAAGCCGTGCTCGAGGACGAAGGACGCTCGTTCGTGTTCGTGCACCACCACGACGATTTCTACGTGCGCCGGCCGGTCACGGCCGGGCGCGCCTGGGGCGATCGCGTGGAGATCACCGGCGGGCTGCAGGGCGACGAAACCGTCGTTGCCGAGGGCGCCTTCCTCCTGAAATCGGACGTGCTGCGCTCCAAAATGGGCGCCGGCTGCGCGGACTGA
- a CDS encoding TolC family protein, which yields MREAALAQPALKALDAAAIAAAKRRGVAGALAWPELGLFGGTGREEEADLVQMGLTVTVPLFARGQGERRQASAAARLAESMAAAARHARLAQVTAAWHRQNELQAALDANGEAVTAALDASVRLSEVAYRLGEITLDEALLAQREQLEARRDLNDLRLSAALAALEVAYLAALPPLHEGDGR from the coding sequence GTGCGCGAGGCCGCGCTCGCGCAACCGGCGTTGAAGGCGCTCGACGCAGCGGCGATCGCAGCCGCGAAGCGCCGCGGGGTGGCGGGCGCACTGGCCTGGCCCGAACTGGGCCTGTTCGGAGGCACCGGCCGCGAGGAAGAGGCGGACCTGGTGCAGATGGGCCTGACGGTGACGGTGCCGCTGTTCGCGCGCGGCCAGGGCGAGCGCCGGCAGGCGTCAGCGGCGGCGCGGCTGGCGGAGAGCATGGCCGCGGCGGCGCGCCACGCGCGGCTCGCGCAGGTGACCGCCGCCTGGCACCGGCAGAACGAACTGCAGGCGGCGCTCGACGCCAACGGCGAAGCGGTGACCGCGGCGCTGGACGCGAGCGTGCGCCTGTCCGAGGTCGCCTACCGGCTCGGCGAGATCACGCTGGACGAGGCCCTGCTCGCGCAACGCGAGCAGCTCGAAGCCCGTCGCGACCTGAACGACCTGCGACTGTCCGCGGCGCTGGCCGCCCTGGAAGTCGCGTACCTGGCGGCGCTGCCGCCGCTGCATGAAGGGGACGGGCGATGA
- a CDS encoding TolC family protein: MKALLTLGLAAVLGAAAPAAATTLDLETALRLARERAPQVLAAGARVDDADGALSTARAWAHNPEVELERVRRTSPDGRSYDRAWRLDQKLDLAGRGPRIGAARADREAAGWEYRDAGAQAAAEAARAWLEASHAGKQRALAAEGAAVQERLHAATTAREAAGETGTLDVALATVALARARAALADSRAGELDALARLASLLQWHEADLPELTGQPV, from the coding sequence ATGAAGGCCCTTCTCACCCTGGGGCTGGCCGCCGTGCTGGGCGCCGCCGCCCCTGCCGCCGCCACCACCCTCGACCTGGAAACAGCCCTGCGGCTGGCGCGTGAGCGTGCGCCCCAGGTGCTGGCCGCCGGCGCGCGTGTCGACGACGCGGACGGTGCGCTGTCGACCGCCCGCGCCTGGGCGCACAACCCCGAAGTGGAACTCGAGCGGGTGCGGCGCACGTCGCCGGATGGTCGCTCGTACGATCGCGCCTGGCGCCTCGACCAGAAGCTGGACCTGGCCGGGCGCGGGCCGCGCATCGGCGCCGCACGCGCCGACCGCGAGGCCGCCGGCTGGGAGTACCGGGACGCCGGCGCGCAGGCGGCGGCCGAGGCCGCGCGGGCCTGGCTCGAGGCTTCGCATGCCGGAAAACAGCGCGCACTGGCCGCCGAGGGCGCGGCGGTGCAGGAGCGCCTGCATGCGGCGACCACAGCGCGCGAGGCCGCAGGCGAGACCGGTACCCTGGATGTGGCACTGGCTACCGTGGCGCTGGCGCGCGCGCGGGCGGCGCTGGCCGACAGCCGCGCCGGGGAACTGGATGCGTTGGCCCGCCTCGCCTCGCTGCTGCAATGGCATGAAGCGGACCTGCCGGAACTGACCGGCCAACCCGTCTAG
- the mqnE gene encoding aminofutalosine synthase MqnE — MLPLTHPLRDIALKVESAERLSEVDGLRLAASDDLPALGMLAHFVRERMHGDAVYYNVNRHLNPTNVCYVGCELCAYADDPNAPGTWSYSPEQCVELARKDYTPDVSEFHIVGGLHPRWKFEVYVEILRALKSAFPTVHLKAFTMVEIDFLAKLAKKSVPETIEILRAAGLDSCPGGGAEIFHPEIREQIASKKMSSERWLEVAGIVHQLGLKSNCTMLFGHIEEPRHWVDHLVRLREQQDKTGGFQCFIPLAFHPKDTKFAHLPGPDLTTKLKVVAISRLMLDNIPHLKAYWVMLGREIAQVALRFGANDLDGTVIDERVTFAAGGAAGKGMTVEDIRTFIRGAGLRPVLRDTVYNEIEVAG; from the coding sequence GTGCTCCCACTGACCCATCCCCTGCGCGACATCGCCTTGAAGGTCGAGTCCGCTGAGCGCCTGTCAGAAGTGGACGGCCTGCGCCTGGCGGCGAGCGACGACCTGCCCGCCCTGGGTATGCTTGCCCATTTCGTGCGCGAGCGGATGCACGGCGACGCCGTCTATTACAACGTCAACCGCCACCTGAACCCGACCAACGTCTGCTACGTGGGCTGCGAGCTGTGCGCCTACGCCGACGATCCCAACGCGCCGGGCACGTGGTCGTACTCGCCCGAGCAGTGCGTCGAACTGGCACGCAAGGACTATACGCCGGACGTGTCGGAGTTCCACATCGTCGGCGGGCTGCATCCGCGCTGGAAGTTCGAGGTGTACGTCGAGATCCTGCGCGCGCTGAAGTCCGCGTTCCCGACGGTGCACCTGAAGGCGTTCACGATGGTCGAGATCGATTTCCTGGCCAAGCTGGCCAAGAAGTCGGTGCCCGAGACCATTGAGATTTTGCGCGCCGCGGGGCTCGACAGCTGCCCGGGCGGCGGCGCCGAGATCTTCCATCCGGAGATCCGCGAGCAGATCGCCTCGAAGAAGATGAGCAGCGAGCGCTGGCTGGAAGTGGCGGGCATCGTCCACCAGCTGGGCCTGAAATCGAACTGCACGATGCTCTTCGGCCACATCGAGGAGCCGCGCCACTGGGTCGATCACCTGGTGCGCCTGCGCGAACAGCAGGACAAGACCGGCGGCTTCCAGTGCTTCATCCCGCTCGCGTTCCACCCCAAGGACACGAAGTTCGCGCACCTGCCGGGCCCCGACCTGACGACGAAGCTGAAGGTCGTGGCCATCAGCCGCCTGATGCTCGACAACATCCCCCACCTGAAGGCCTACTGGGTGATGCTCGGCCGCGAGATCGCCCAGGTGGCGCTGCGCTTCGGCGCGAACGACCTCGACGGCACCGTCATCGACGAGCGCGTGACGTTCGCGGCCGGCGGCGCCGCCGGCAAGGGCATGACGGTCGAGGACATCCGCACCTTCATCCGCGGGGCGGGGCTGCGGCCGGTGCTGCGCGATACGGTCTACAACGAGATCGAGGTGGCGGGCTAG
- the def gene encoding peptide deformylase, protein MAILKVARMGHPVLRQKCTTIAPEMITGPEVQRLIKDMYETMAEYSGVGLAAPQVHQPVRLVIAGGETDRAGRPKFRVLINPEVSVRPGAERLGMYEGCLSVPGLRGWVERPDKINVRAYDENGSKLDFDLDGYPAIVMQHECDHLDGVLYVDRIEDKAKFAYEEEANRYLDPEEFE, encoded by the coding sequence ATGGCCATTCTCAAGGTCGCCCGCATGGGGCACCCGGTCCTGCGTCAGAAGTGCACCACGATCGCCCCGGAAATGATCACGGGGCCCGAGGTGCAACGGCTGATCAAGGACATGTACGAGACGATGGCCGAGTACAGCGGGGTGGGCCTGGCGGCGCCGCAGGTGCACCAGCCGGTGCGGTTGGTGATCGCCGGCGGCGAGACCGATCGCGCGGGTCGGCCGAAGTTCCGGGTGCTGATCAATCCGGAAGTCTCGGTGCGGCCGGGTGCGGAGCGGCTGGGCATGTACGAAGGCTGCCTGTCGGTGCCGGGACTGAGGGGCTGGGTCGAGCGTCCCGACAAGATCAACGTCAGGGCGTACGACGAGAACGGCTCGAAGCTCGACTTCGACCTCGATGGCTACCCGGCCATCGTGATGCAGCACGAGTGCGATCACCTGGACGGCGTGCTGTACGTGGACCGCATCGAGGACAAGGCGAAGTTCGCTTACGAAGAGGAAGCGAACCGGTACCTGGATCCCGAGGAATTCGAGTAG
- a CDS encoding HNH endonuclease encodes MALQTLPEFTPGQPAGAVDAALRQALAVADQAHRCAVLWFAEVQRRELYRVLGHASLELYAVHRLGFSRNRFWQFKRLADDLDRLPSLREAVADGRVGWTKAQQVARVATSQTEAAWVERAGQCGRRELAAAVTAEVARVRGVAREVARGVTHGEAPGMCAGSTACFNDGAGQLALGLGAPVAGTATSGTVTTAAPSTSMPDTAIPATVALRADALQVARFEALVERARKQGRVPAQAGRMELVLAALERLVDGTSDDGGEEAHRARRAPVQIVVHQCPDCAAATVTTATGERPLAPAQVAALACDTQVLEPGRPNRATIPPRVRRAVLARDRHRCTTPGCGATAFLEVHHMVQRRRGGSNQAANLVTLCGRCHAFAHEEAPREAALAPAQVRAKAPDTGGRAAALAPAQVEA; translated from the coding sequence ATGGCCCTCCAGACCCTGCCCGAATTCACCCCCGGCCAGCCCGCCGGTGCGGTCGACGCCGCCCTGCGCCAGGCTCTCGCGGTTGCCGATCAGGCCCATCGTTGTGCCGTCCTCTGGTTCGCCGAGGTGCAGCGGCGCGAGCTGTATCGGGTGCTGGGTCACGCCTCGCTGGAACTGTATGCAGTGCACAGGCTCGGTTTTTCCCGCAATCGCTTCTGGCAGTTCAAGCGCCTGGCCGACGACCTGGACCGCCTGCCCTCGTTGCGCGAAGCGGTGGCCGACGGACGCGTCGGCTGGACGAAGGCCCAGCAGGTGGCGCGCGTGGCGACCTCGCAGACGGAGGCGGCATGGGTCGAGCGCGCGGGGCAATGCGGGCGACGCGAGCTGGCGGCGGCGGTGACGGCCGAGGTGGCGCGGGTGCGGGGTGTGGCGCGGGAGGTCGCCCGGGGCGTGACGCACGGCGAAGCGCCTGGGATGTGCGCCGGCTCGACCGCCTGCTTCAACGACGGCGCGGGTCAGCTGGCGCTGGGACTGGGCGCGCCGGTGGCCGGCACTGCCACGTCTGGGACAGTCACGACCGCCGCGCCGTCCACATCCATGCCCGACACCGCGATCCCCGCAACAGTCGCGCTGCGCGCCGATGCCCTGCAGGTCGCGCGCTTCGAGGCCCTCGTCGAGCGGGCGCGCAAACAGGGCCGCGTGCCGGCCCAGGCCGGCCGCATGGAACTGGTGCTGGCGGCGCTGGAGCGGCTGGTCGACGGTACAAGCGATGACGGCGGCGAGGAGGCACACCGTGCGCGCCGCGCCCCCGTGCAGATCGTCGTGCACCAGTGTCCCGACTGCGCCGCCGCGACGGTCACGACGGCGACGGGCGAGCGGCCGCTTGCGCCGGCGCAAGTGGCGGCCCTTGCGTGTGACACGCAGGTGCTGGAGCCGGGGCGGCCGAACCGGGCCACGATCCCCCCGCGTGTGCGGCGCGCGGTGCTGGCACGCGATCGGCATCGCTGCACAACGCCGGGGTGCGGGGCCACTGCGTTTCTCGAGGTGCATCACATGGTGCAGCGCCGTCGTGGCGGCTCGAACCAGGCGGCGAACCTGGTGACGTTGTGCGGGCGATGTCATGCGTTCGCTCATGAAGAGGCGCCACGCGAGGCCGCACTTGCGCCGGCGCAAGTGCGCGCGAAGGCGCCGGACACGGGTGGGCGGGCGGCCGCACTTGCGCCGGCGCAAGTCGAGGCGTGA